One genomic window of Hydra vulgaris chromosome 03, alternate assembly HydraT2T_AEP includes the following:
- the LOC100212606 gene encoding uncharacterized protein LOC100212606 isoform X1, with product MRENFENFSKMFLLKNQIQNSMSTEPDNFHSFSKDLHQSISEAYNSTRSINLSDKKEMPGYFSNRSNFTRDYTNQSNNLRTDSHDFVSKIDALKTIYNNHLYEEDIYKNFSDSSSSNGSIRPSPCSSFDSCSTETFGSDYNDFEYSLKPSLNLHLQRHMRKPPYGYLCHLCFCKGHFIKDCPEARPKGEGLTPYQGKKRCFGEYKCPSCKRKWMSGNSWSNMGQMCIKCSIYVYPHKQRPLDKPDGLDVSDQTKEHPQTLCEKCKVLGYYCRRASS from the exons ATGAgggaaaactttgaaaatttttcaaaaatgtttcttttaaaaaatcaa attcaAAATTCTATGTCAACAGAACCTGATAACTTTCACTCATTCTCAAAAGATTTGCATCAAAGTATTAGCGAAGCGTATAACTCGACTCGATCGATAAACTTGTCAGACAAAAAAGAGATGCCTGGATATTTTTCTAATCGATCAAATTTTACAAGAGATTATACCAATCAGTCAAACAATCTACGTACCGATTCACACGATTTTGTTTCAAAGATCGACgctttgaaaacaatttataacaaCCATTTGTATGAGGAAGATATCTACAAAAATTTTAGTGATTCTTCGTCATCCAACGGTTCGATTCGACCTTCACCTTGCAGCAGCTTTGATAGTTGCAGCACCGAGACATTTGGCTCTGATTATAATGATTTTGAGTACAGTTTAAAACCATCTCTAAACCTCCATCTTCAACGCCACATGCGAAAACCACCTTATGGATACTTATGTCACTTGTGTTTTTGCAAGGgtcattttattaaagattgtCCTGag gcAAGACCAAAAGGTGAAGGACTAACACCATATCAAGGCAAAAAACGCTGTTTTGGAGAATATAAATGTCCATCATGCAAACGAAAATGGATGAGTGGAAATTCCTGGTCAAACATGGGCCAAATGTGCATTAAGTGTTCTATCTACGTTTACCCACATAAACAAAGACCACTAGATAAACCAGACGGACTTGATGTTTCAGACCAAACAAAAGAACATCCTCAAACCTTGTGCGAAAAGTGCAAAGTCTTAGGGTATTATTGCCGAAGAGCTTCCAGTTAG